The Staphylococcus simiae genome includes the window TTTATATGCAGTTAAAGCAGAGTCAAAGTCTGGGAAATCTGTTCCTTCACTAACAATCTCTTTATACACTACTTTATTGTCAGCATCTAAGACAAATACTGAACGTGCTAGTAAGCGTAATTCTTCCATAACTACACCAAAGTTTTCACCAAAAGATAAGTCACGGTGATCACTTAAAGTAATAACATTATCTAAACCGTTAGAAGCACACCATCTTTTTTGAGCAAATGGTAAGTCAGCAGAAATTGTTAATACAACGCCATCTTCTTTTGAAGCTTCTTCATTAAATTTACGTGTTTGTTGGTCACAAACGCCTGTATCAATTGATGGTACAACACTAATCAATTTCTTTTTACCTGCATAGTCAGCTAATGTAACTTGATTCAAATCGTTATCTAACACTGTAAAATCTGGAGCGATATCTCCTTCATTAACTTGTTGTCCAACTAATTGTATTGGTCCACCTTTAAATGTTATTTCAGTCATTATTTTGACCTCCTAGTAGTAGTTTCTATTCATATCATACGTAATTAATTGCGAAATTACAATTTTCAAGCATTAAATTGAATATTTTTCTAATGATGTACGATTTGTTGAAGATAGTCATATATATTTTTAACTATTAAAATAGCTGTAATCACTATAAATAAAACTTTAATATAGCCGACACCTTGTTTAATGGCGAATTGCGCACCAACATATGAACCAACAATCATACTAGCAGCCATAATAAGACCATAAACATAATTCACTTGGCCTAATGCCATAAATAAAACTAATGCACCAAGATTTGAAGCAAAGTTTAATACTTTGGCATTACCAGCAGCACTTAAAAAGTCAAACCCAAATAATAATAAAACGAACAACATAAACGACCCAGTACCACCACCAACGAATCCATCATAAAAACCGATAACAATGAATAACCCAGCAAATAATATTGCTTTGGCTACTGTGAAATGTGTAAAAGTTCTCACACTTCCCCAATCTTTTTTAAAAATTGTAAATATAAATACAGATGTTAGCGCAATAATAATTAATGGTTTAAGTATTTGTGATGGAATCATGGTTGCTACAAATGCACCAAGTGATGATGCTAAAAAGACGAATATAAAAAGTTTACTTACTACTTTTAAATCGACTTTTCCTGAACGGATAAATCGTAACGCACTTGTGAATGAGCCAAATGAGCTCGCTAGTTTATTCGTTCCTAATGCTACAGATGGCGGTAAACCAATTGCTAATAAAGCCGGTGTTGAAATTAGTCCGCCTCCACCTACAACTGAATCTATAAATGCTGCTACAAAACCAAAAACAATAATAGTCGAAATAATAGTTAAACTTAAATCCATATGTAACATTCCCCTTTGTTTTTATTGGATTTATGATACTTTATTATAAGAAATCATTAATTAAATCATCCGTTTGTTGTTGTTGTTCAGTTTTATAGTCACTTGAAATTGTTAGAGTCTCTATATTGTCAACAGCATGATTAATCATATCTTCAAAATCAAATGTACTTTCATATTGGACAACTTTGTCAAAATTAGGTTCTGTGACAGGATTCTTTGGTGTGAATATTGTACAACAATCTTCAAATGGTTGTATTGAAGTTTCAAAAGTACCGATATCTTTTGATTTCACAATGATTTCTTCTTTGTCATAAGTTAATAATGGGCGTAATACTGGTGTCGATGTCACACTATTGATTGCATACATACTTTGTAGTGTTTGACTTGCAACTTGACCAAGGTTCTCACCATTTACAATGGCATACGCGCCAATCTTATGAACTAATTTATCAGCGACACGCATCATCATACGTCTTGTAGATGTCATTGTATACCTTGGATGAACAACTTTATTGACTTGTTTTTGTAGTTCAGTGAAAGGAACAATGTGTAACTTAATAGGTCCTACACGCTCTGCTAAAATTCTAGTTAATTCAATTACTTTTTCTTTAGCTTGTTCACTCGTAAATGGCGGACTATGGAAATGAATCGCTTCGATTGTAACACCGCGTTTCATTACTTCAACACCTGCCACAGGTGAGTCTATACCACCTGATAACATTAATAATGTTTTTCCACCAGTGCCAACTGGTAATCCACCAGCTCCCGCAACAACATCAACATACATATAAATAGCATCTAATCTTACTTCAACTCTTATTTCGTGATCTGGTTTTTTGACATTAACAGTTATATCATCAACATTTGATAGTACTGCTCCACCAATTTCACGTTGTAGTTCATATGTATCCATTGGATAATTTTTATCGGTGCGTTTAACATCTATTTTAAATGTGCTATTTGTTTCAAATTGTTGTGCAAAAGATACTGCTGCTTGATTGATCGTTTCAAGTTCTTTATCAATTTTAATAACCGGACTAATAGATTTAATTCCAAATATTTTAGATAAACGTTGTATTATTTCATTAATATCCGCATGCTCTTGTAATTCTATATACATACGATCTCTTTTACCTTTTACTAAAAAACCATCTAGTCCTTTTAATGAACGATGGACATTATCACGCAATTGATTAACAAATTTTTTACGGTTAGAACCTTTTAACGTCAGTTCTCCATATCTCACTAATAAGTGATCATATTTCATTATTTTAGCAACTCCTTAATTTCTTCATAGATTAATTTGAATTTTTCTTTAAAAATAGCTATGTCTTGTGAAGTTGTCGTCATTCCCATTGATAATCTAATACTACCTTCAATTGCAAGATCAGAGATATTCATAGCCTTTAATACTTCATTTAATTTATGCCTTTTAGACGAGCAAGCACTGGTAGTAGAAACCATAATATCATGTTTAGAAAATGCATTAACAAGCACTTCTCCTTTAACCCCTGGAAAACTTACATTTAAAATATATGGTGAACCGTCTTCGGCTGAGTTGATATAGACACCTTGATAATTGGTTAAAAATTGACGTAATTCTTGATTAAAATGACTTATCGTTGCGTGTAAATGATCTACATTATTTATAGCTTCTTTCATCGCTTTAACCATGGCAATATCAATTGGTAAATTTATAGTACCACTTCTGACATTATATTCTTGCCCACCACCATGAATAGTTGGTTCTATGTTTTGTACATGATTAATTAATAACAAGCCTTGTCCTTTTAAACCATTAAATTTATGACCACTGAAACTTAAACTATCAATATTATCATATGTCATTGGAATTTTTCCGAAAGCTTGAACTGCATCAACATGAAAATGTGCTTTAGGATAACTTTTAACTATGTCAGCAATTTGCTTAATCGGTTGAATTTGGCCTGTGATATTATTTGCATACATACATGTAACTAAACCAACTTTTTCTGTCATCAATGACTTTAAGTGATCAAGATTAATTTTGCCATCTTTATCAACATCTACTAATTTCAAAATAAATCCCTGTTGTTCAGCTAAATATCTAACAACTTCTAATACAGATGGATGCTCAATGACGGATGTTATAATCTCATTTGCCGTATCTTTTTTACGATAAGCTATTCCTTTAAGTGCTATATTGTTAGATTCTGTTGCTCCACTCGTAAACACTACATCATAATTCATATTAGAGTTAATCATATTTTTAATTTGTTGTTTTGCTTGTTGCAGTAATTGTTCTGCTTGTAATCCAGCTTTATGTGGACTATTAGGATTAAAATACATTGTTTGATTTACTTTGACAAAAGACTCTAAAACTTCTGGTAAAGCTTTTGTCGTTGCAGCATTATCTAGGTATATCAAATTAAACACTTCTCTTTCATTTTTCAGCCAATTTTAAAAAGTTTTTACTCAAGCATTATACTATTATCACATAAAAAATAAAGGCTATTGCAATATTTCATTATATTTTAATATTATATATCCAAAAAGGATATAATAGATTAAAAATAAGGTTCTCTAACAAATCGGACTGATACATAATTAAATTTTCAAGCCTCGCTATGCCCAACTTGCATTGCATGAAAAAACTGGATAACCAGTTTTTCTGTGTTGGGTCCCTTCCTAGGGTGCTGTCTCAGCCTGTAGTCTTCGATTAGCACTGCTCCCTAAGGAGTCTCGGCTTCAAATTAATTTTCGATTTAAATTATTCATTTTTTATTTATCAGTCCTAAAAAACAGAGAACCAAAAATAATAACAAAAAGACCTAAGACTTATGTGTATTCACATTAAAAGTCTTAGGTCTTGACTGTAGTTAATGATTATCCTTTAATAACTTCTTCTTCAATATGCTTAGTTATGCCTGGTTCAACACTTTCAAGTGCTTGTTCAGAAATTTCAATCGAGCGTTTATATCGATTATTTTTAAATAAACGTTCTGCTTCATTTAAACTTTTATCTACACTGCTATAATCTTTTCTAAATCTATTACCATATTGGATCAATTTCTCAGCGTAAACAGCATTAACTAATACATCATTGGCTTCATCTTCAAACGTATTCATTTGGATAACAATTTTCGAAACTTTGTCTTTTAATTGTTTGACGTGAATTGGTCTTTCATTAAATTGTTCATTTACTTCACGTACTTCATGGTCTATTTCATTTTTCATAATAATAAAACGTTCTGGTACACTTGTTAAATTTGATGCTAATAAGCGACGATAAACTTCTTCTTTTTTAGATTGTACTCGAAGTAAGTTATCTTCCGCTTCTGCTTCATCTTCTCTAAGTTGAATGAGATGATTTTGCAGTTTTTCTTGTTTGTCGTTAATAACTGTAACATGATCTTCTAAATATTGCAGATTATCTTGAACTTCACTATAACGAACTGCAGATTTTGACATTTCTTTTAAAATATCATCATATACAGAAATTAAACTTTGTATTTCGTTTTCAAATTGACGAACACTTTGTGCATCTGATTCATTAATGTAGTAATTCTCACGTACATATTCAATTTCAGTTTGTAACGTGTAGTTCATGTCTTTAGCTTTGAACAAGTTATCTGTAATGATATCTTTAGTTTCTTCGACTTCATTTTTGGCTTTAACTTCGTGCTCAATTAAATCGTACATTTCATCTAACTTATCATTAATATTTGCAAGTTTATCATTTGCTTCATCTAATTCTAAGCGACTAATTAATGGTTCAACAAAACTTAATTCTGTTTTTAAGCTTTGTAAAGTACTATCTACTTTAACATGATCTAAGTCATAACCTTCGACTTTCAAATCACGACAACCATATTTTAAATCTTGGAATTGACCAGGTAGCTCTTTTTGAGTTTCTCTAATAAGCTCTGGTATTTCTTCCATGTAAGACTTTAATTGTTCCATATGCTCATGTAATGCTGAAATATGATTATGCGCTTGAACATAGTTACCATCAGCTTTCAATATTTCATATTGTTCAAGTTGTGGTTCAAAACGTTCAATTTCTGATTCTAATAATGATGCAGCCTCTCCAAATTGATGACGATTAGCAAGCACATCACGCTTCATCTCACGGTAATCGACCTTACATTTGTCATAAAGTCCGTCGTTATCTTTATACAATGCAACAATTTCATTAACTTGATGTTGTTGTTGCTCATAATTTTGTTCATATTGATCCATTAATTCATTAGCATCATCTATTTCACTTTGTGATGCAGTGAAATTAAATTTATCTAATAATGTTTCAGCATTATGAATCTTTTCTTCTACAGGAGCTAAATATTTGTTTGCACTTTCTAAGTTGTCCTTTTTCATTACTTCATATTTTGTTTTTGTTTCACCTTTTAAATTTAACTTAGATAATTGCGCAAGATTTTGATCAAAAGGTAATGTTTCTACTTCTTTTTTACGCTCAATTGCTTTTTCAATTACTTGTCGCTTAGTGGAACGTAAATAAAACAATACGCCGACAGCAATTAAAATAATCACAATGATTGCTAAAATGATATATAACACCATATGCTTCTCCTCCTATTTTATCATTATTATTATAACGTAATTTTAACTAAGGATAAATTATAAAATGAATTTATTGCCATAATATTTGAGAAACTTTATACTATTATAAAATTTATGAAAAAAAGAGGGTTTAATATGGCGACATTTCAAACAACAAATTATGACTTATTAAAAAAACAAACAGTTAGTTTAATTGAAGATGAACATAACATGATTGCAATATTAAGTAATATGTCCGCCCTATTAAATGACAATTTAGATCAAATTAATTGGGTAGGTTTTTATTTAATAGACAATGGCGAACTCATCCTTGGACCTTTCCAAGGTCATCCGGCTTGTGTTCATATTAAAATTGGCAGTGGTGTTTGTGGCACTGCAGTTGCTGAAAATCAAACACAAGTTGTAGCTGACGTAACACAATTTGAAGGACATATAGCATGTGATGCTAATAGTCGTTCTGAAATTGTTATCCCTATTAGAGTTAACGATAAGGTGATTGGCGTACTTGATATTGACGCACCTATCACAAATCGCTTTCATAACGAAGATAAAACAAATTTAGAAAGTATTGTTGAACTAATTGAAAATCAATTAGAACTGACTGATGGAACTAAATAGCAATAAAGTATTGACACTTTACAAGAAAATGTTACAATAATCTTTGTGTGAATTAACGAAAGTAGCAGTTGTATATTATTGAGCGCTATGTTGTTCCCAATGCGGACGTGTCACGTAACTGTCGCTATAAGGTGAAGACACATAAAACAACATATCTTAATAAGCATATAACACTCTTTTTTGTTTATTCATAACAACAAAAAAGATTAAAGGAGGAGTCAAATTATGGCTCGATTCAGAGGTTCAAACTGGAAAAAATCTCGTCGTTTAGGTATCTCTTTAAGTGGTACTGGTAAAGAATTAGAAAAACGTCCTTACGCACCAGGACAACATGGTCCTAACCAACGTAAAAAATTATCAGAATATGGTTTACAATTACGTGAAAAACAAAAATTACGTTACTTATATGGAATGACTGAAAGACAATTCCGTAATACATTCGACATCGCTGGTAAAAAATTCGGTGTACATGGTGAAAACTTCATGATTCTATTAGCAAGTCGTTTAGACGCTGTTGTATATTCATTAGGTTTAGCTCGTACTCGTCGTCAAGCACGTCAATTAGTTAACCACGGTCATATCTTAGTAGATGGTAAACGTGTAGACATCCCATCTTATTCTGTTAAACCTGGTCAAACTATTTCAGTTCGTGAAAAATCACAAAAATTAAACATCATTGTTGAATCAGTTGAAATTAATAATTTCGTACCTGAATATTTAAACTTTGATGCAGACAGCTTAACTGGTACTTTCGTACGTTTACCAGAACGTAGCGAATTACCTGCTGAAATCAACGAACAATTAATCGTTGAGTACTACTCAAGATAATATGTTTGTACACATTCATACTCAAATGTATGGATACAAAAACAGCATTGCCAACATGGCTATGCTGTTTTTTTTATAAATGTCCCCCATTCGATATCATTCAAATCATGATATCAGATGAGGGACATTTTTATTTTACTTATAAACTTATCATTTTATAATTTAAAAATTTCAAATGGTACATCTGTAATTAATCCATCGACACCATAGTTAATCATTTTTTGAGCAACTTTACTTTTATTCACAGTGTAAGGTAAGACTTTCAATCCAACTTTATGAGCCTCTTTGATAAATTGCTTAGTCACTAGCATATAATTAGGATTTGCATAAGTTGCACATTGAGCTATTTTAGCGAAATCAGGTCTTTTATACCAGTACTTCTTTTTACTACATAATACACCTAATTCGTAAGGACAATCCATATTATATAAATATTCAATACTGTTAATATCAAATGATTGAATAATCACTTTATGTTCTGGAATGTTATGTCGTTTCAACGTCTCTAATAATATCTTCTCTATATTAGGATATTGATTTGGTTTCTTTATTTCAATAAGTAATTGTTTTGAAAATTGTTTAGCTGTTTGTAATACTTCTTCCAATGTTGGTATAGTTTCATCTTGATAACTTATATCCTTATAACTACCAAAATCAAATGACTTAAGTTCATCCAATGTATAATTTGTAATCAAACCTTTTCCATTAGAAGTTCGATCAAGTTTATCATCATGAATAATAACGAGTTGATTATCTTTAGTTAAATGAATATCAATTTCTAACATATCAATATGATGCATTAAAGCGGCTTTGTAGCCAACCATCGTATTTTC containing:
- the rpsD gene encoding 30S ribosomal protein S4, yielding MARFRGSNWKKSRRLGISLSGTGKELEKRPYAPGQHGPNQRKKLSEYGLQLREKQKLRYLYGMTERQFRNTFDIAGKKFGVHGENFMILLASRLDAVVYSLGLARTRRQARQLVNHGHILVDGKRVDIPSYSVKPGQTISVREKSQKLNIIVESVEINNFVPEYLNFDADSLTGTFVRLPERSELPAEINEQLIVEYYSR
- the ezrA gene encoding septation ring formation regulator EzrA, whose product is MVLYIILAIIVIILIAVGVLFYLRSTKRQVIEKAIERKKEVETLPFDQNLAQLSKLNLKGETKTKYEVMKKDNLESANKYLAPVEEKIHNAETLLDKFNFTASQSEIDDANELMDQYEQNYEQQQHQVNEIVALYKDNDGLYDKCKVDYREMKRDVLANRHQFGEAASLLESEIERFEPQLEQYEILKADGNYVQAHNHISALHEHMEQLKSYMEEIPELIRETQKELPGQFQDLKYGCRDLKVEGYDLDHVKVDSTLQSLKTELSFVEPLISRLELDEANDKLANINDKLDEMYDLIEHEVKAKNEVEETKDIITDNLFKAKDMNYTLQTEIEYVRENYYINESDAQSVRQFENEIQSLISVYDDILKEMSKSAVRYSEVQDNLQYLEDHVTVINDKQEKLQNHLIQLREDEAEAEDNLLRVQSKKEEVYRRLLASNLTSVPERFIIMKNEIDHEVREVNEQFNERPIHVKQLKDKVSKIVIQMNTFEDEANDVLVNAVYAEKLIQYGNRFRKDYSSVDKSLNEAERLFKNNRYKRSIEISEQALESVEPGITKHIEEEVIKG
- a CDS encoding TSUP family transporter, producing the protein MDLSLTIISTIIVFGFVAAFIDSVVGGGGLISTPALLAIGLPPSVALGTNKLASSFGSFTSALRFIRSGKVDLKVVSKLFIFVFLASSLGAFVATMIPSQILKPLIIIALTSVFIFTIFKKDWGSVRTFTHFTVAKAILFAGLFIVIGFYDGFVGGGTGSFMLFVLLLFGFDFLSAAGNAKVLNFASNLGALVLFMALGQVNYVYGLIMAASMIVGSYVGAQFAIKQGVGYIKVLFIVITAILIVKNIYDYLQQIVHH
- a CDS encoding cysteine desulfurase family protein is translated as MFNLIYLDNAATTKALPEVLESFVKVNQTMYFNPNSPHKAGLQAEQLLQQAKQQIKNMINSNMNYDVVFTSGATESNNIALKGIAYRKKDTANEIITSVIEHPSVLEVVRYLAEQQGFILKLVDVDKDGKINLDHLKSLMTEKVGLVTCMYANNITGQIQPIKQIADIVKSYPKAHFHVDAVQAFGKIPMTYDNIDSLSFSGHKFNGLKGQGLLLINHVQNIEPTIHGGGQEYNVRSGTINLPIDIAMVKAMKEAINNVDHLHATISHFNQELRQFLTNYQGVYINSAEDGSPYILNVSFPGVKGEVLVNAFSKHDIMVSTTSACSSKRHKLNEVLKAMNISDLAIEGSIRLSMGMTTTSQDIAIFKEKFKLIYEEIKELLK
- the thiI gene encoding tRNA uracil 4-sulfurtransferase ThiI, whose amino-acid sequence is MKYDHLLVRYGELTLKGSNRKKFVNQLRDNVHRSLKGLDGFLVKGKRDRMYIELQEHADINEIIQRLSKIFGIKSISPVIKIDKELETINQAAVSFAQQFETNSTFKIDVKRTDKNYPMDTYELQREIGGAVLSNVDDITVNVKKPDHEIRVEVRLDAIYMYVDVVAGAGGLPVGTGGKTLLMLSGGIDSPVAGVEVMKRGVTIEAIHFHSPPFTSEQAKEKVIELTRILAERVGPIKLHIVPFTELQKQVNKVVHPRYTMTSTRRMMMRVADKLVHKIGAYAIVNGENLGQVASQTLQSMYAINSVTSTPVLRPLLTYDKEEIIVKSKDIGTFETSIQPFEDCCTIFTPKNPVTEPNFDKVVQYESTFDFEDMINHAVDNIETLTISSDYKTEQQQQTDDLINDFL
- a CDS encoding GAF domain-containing protein — its product is MATFQTTNYDLLKKQTVSLIEDEHNMIAILSNMSALLNDNLDQINWVGFYLIDNGELILGPFQGHPACVHIKIGSGVCGTAVAENQTQVVADVTQFEGHIACDANSRSEIVIPIRVNDKVIGVLDIDAPITNRFHNEDKTNLESIVELIENQLELTDGTK
- a CDS encoding glycerophosphodiester phosphodiesterase; this encodes MKITKPYKEFKIVAHRGLPNTYPENTMVGYKAALMHHIDMLEIDIHLTKDNQLVIIHDDKLDRTSNGKGLITNYTLDELKSFDFGSYKDISYQDETIPTLEEVLQTAKQFSKQLLIEIKKPNQYPNIEKILLETLKRHNIPEHKVIIQSFDINSIEYLYNMDCPYELGVLCSKKKYWYKRPDFAKIAQCATYANPNYMLVTKQFIKEAHKVGLKVLPYTVNKSKVAQKMINYGVDGLITDVPFEIFKL
- the tpx gene encoding thiol peroxidase; amino-acid sequence: MTEITFKGGPIQLVGQQVNEGDIAPDFTVLDNDLNQVTLADYAGKKKLISVVPSIDTGVCDQQTRKFNEEASKEDGVVLTISADLPFAQKRWCASNGLDNVITLSDHRDLSFGENFGVVMEELRLLARSVFVLDADNKVVYKEIVSEGTDFPDFDSALTAYKNI